The sequence AACAGGAACTGCCAACAATTATTCAAATGCGACCTTTGTTGGTCATTTGCCAGTTCCAACACGACAGGGAATGCAAACCCAGGGAGGTTACACAATCGCCGTCTATGTTGGCTCAGATCGACCTGGGGAAGCCGAAGCAACTGCAAATCGGTTCCGCCTGACAGGTTCCAGCGGAGCTCTGCCAGTTTGGTCGCGTATCGCCTACTACTTGATTCAGACTCACGAGTACCAAGAACGCCTACGAATCTATCATCCCAATCTCAAGTCGCTCGAAGGAAAGCTACTTCTAAGTTATGCGACATCTCCTCCGCTCAATGTAAATGATAAAAATGGCTTGCTGGAGGGAGATGTCACGGAGCGCAACGCAGAAGTCTTCTTACCACTACCCGACTCCAAATTACCCCGGGAGATTCCACTGTTTTCTCGCTTGCTGGAAGGGCGATCACATACTTCAGTGGAGGGTGTCTGGAAGGAGGGAAGATGGATTACCGCAATGAAGCAGCCACAGTTGATGAGCAGCACGAGTGATACCGACGTAGAGCAAGTGCCGAGATAGATCATCTGGGCCATAAGTGGAAGCATCTGCATCAACTAAGAGAACATAGTCAAATTCAAGTCCCTTGGTTTGTGAAATATCAGTCACTTCAACTCCGGCCCTGAAAGAAAAATCCTGATCAGCAACCAATCGTAATCCTGGTATCTCGGCTCGTTCTAACTGCTCTGCAATTTTTCTAGCCTCTGGTAGCTCTCGAGTGAGTACGACCACACTCGCAGAAGGCTCTCTCCTCAGTAAACTGCCGAGACTATCCACTAGAAACGCAATCAGTACTCCTGGATGCTGAAAGCCAAACCGTTCCACAGGTGCACCATGTCTTGTGGCTTCCCATACTGTATTTACGCTTAGGTGACCAATGACATGCCTTGCAACCTCCATAATTTCATAGGTAGACCGGTAGCCAATCGTTAGCGGTTCCATTGCAGTAACTTCCACACTCAGGGCCTGTAACATGGTATCCCAGTCCTGGTAGCAATTTCCTGCCAAAATACGTTGATCCATATCTCCAGCCAACGTTACGCTTCTACGCTCTGGAGGCGTCATGGAGAGTAATAACTGAAGCTCTGGAATACTGAAATCCTGGACCTCATCTACTAGTAAATGATGATACTGCAGTAATTTATTCTTCCGACCACGGAGAGGTCCCGTAGTCAGTTGGTAAAGCAGCAACAGTAGGGTGTCATCTTCTTCATCTAGGGTTGGCAATTCATCGCTGAGACTCTGATTTTCTAGCCAACCTTCCGGTGTTTCTCCATCTTCTTCGACTCGTTCTCCGACGATGACCTGACGCCGCTGGTAACAACGTACGTTCCAACTCCAAATTTCTTCGAGTTGACTTTCACTGAACGAACCTGGAGCAAAATCAGTGATTGCTTCCTGCAAGGTTCTACGTTGAATCAGCGCGTCATTCCAGAGTTGAAGAGCTAATGCTTGAGGATTCTTGAGGACATCAGGGAACCAATCTTCTACTAGACGGTCTATTCGCTGCTGGATTGAGGAATTGGGTATAGGTGGTAGATGTGTAAAGGTTTCTTGCCCCTGGGTCCATTTCAACAGGCGAGATAACCGATCGGTCACTGGAGAGTTAGCAGAGCTGTTCCACACAGTGATTACATCATCCCCTTTGATCAATGAACTAAACAATTCCATCAGGGTAGCCTGAAACCGTTCCAGCCGATGCTCTAGCTCCTTAGCACACCAAGCTAGAATGACAGGGCTTCGCTTGAACTCGATTACTCTTACGGGAGTATTCTCAGCATAACGAGAAGGCAGGTCTGGGAAAAAACGTTGACGTAACTGAGCAACCCATTCCTGAAAGACTCTTGCTTCTACACCATCAACTCCAAGTGAAGGTAGCAGCTTGCTAATGTACTGGGCGAGGGCACGATTGAAAACAATCGGTAGGATGCTATTGCTGTTGAAGTAGTTTGGCTTTTGCATCATCAGGTAGGCGAGTCGATGTAAAGCTACTGTTGTTTTGCCCGAACCAGCCCCACCCTGAATAAGAATCACCCTAGCTTCTGGCTGACTAATGATTTCAAACTGCCGTTCATCAATCAGGGCTGTGATTTGCGGTAGGTGCTTATCCAGTCGGTACGGTCCAATTTCATGGACTGGTCGGGTAGCACTGCCACTTCCACCACTCAGCTCAATCCTCGTCTGTTTCCACTGAAACCACTGACCGTCTTCAAAAAACCACGTTCCTTGTGGACAACTGACACTGCGTAGAACTCCATCTTCGATACGGACTAGTCTTCTAAGTAAGAGCCGTCCTTCAACTTCACGCCCTCCCAGTTCTTCGATATACTCTTCCTCTTCCTGGTAACGGTAGAAAATTTGACTAACCGGAGCCTTTTTCCAATCGACTATGGAGCAGGAGAGATGGCCTGAGAAGAAGTTCTGGTTGCCAAGCAGTAAATCTCGAGTCTTTCCCTGCTCCTGTAAGCGCATGTGGGCAAAATATGGGGAGTGCCAGTGAAAACTTCGATTCCGTGGTGTCCGCTCCTGTTGACGTTGAGCAAGCAGAACCAGTTGTTCAATTTGGGTGGTCAGTGCAGGTAAATCTTCTGGATGCGCTTCACTTAGAGAATCTCGCAACTCGAGAATGTCATCATAATAATTGGGGTCAGCTTCATCAGCTTGATCACGCAAGGCTCCTTGTTGAACTTGTTGTAATAAGTCCAACTCTTCACACACTGCGTCCGGGAGAGTAGCAACCGGTGTTCGCATAACAGGTAACGAATAGTAAGAGGTCTAGAGGGACGTGGGTGTGTCTTCAGAATGAGTAGCCTCAGGTGAAGCTTGCTGCAGGAAATATTGCCCGATAAATAGATCCAGCATGGCTATCACCGCTTCATCAAGATGCTGCATAACCCAGAGTATGATTTGCTCACCTTGTGACGCCAAGGCAACATCAGTGAAGTGAGATACATATTTTTCAAAACGGGTGGAATCTCGATCTTGTCCGGAAGTAGTAGCTTCATCTACAAACAGATAATCTGCTAAGTCACCAACTCTTTTAGTATGGCCGAAAATGATTTGTCCATAGTGAATATTGAGAGTCGGAAACTGTTTAGCCTGTTGGCAAGCGTCTTCCAAGCTGTTTGGTAACCCATCAGAGAGATGAATCACCACTCTATGCCCTTCTGTTTTCCCAAGCAACTGTTGAGAAAATGAAAAGATGGCATCGTAGGCAGTTGTGCCGCCTGGTGCAATGAAATTCTGAAAATTATTCATTACCCCCTGAGCACCGTCGCTATAGGGTAAAATACTCAACGTAGAGTCAGGTAAATAGGTTGGCAGAGTTCTCAATAACTCCGCACAAACCAGATTGGAGAGCTTAAAGATTTCTTTCTCGAAGGTCGAAGCACTCATGTCCAACAGAATCATCACATGGTGCGGTACACTCTGAATCTCGGGAAGTGTGGTTTCCTGAAATAAAGAAGGAAGCTCTCCCTGATTTTGCATCTCCAGCACTTTCTTGGCAACATCGGACAGGGTTGCTTCCATCACTTGTTGATCATGAGCAAACAGACTTTCCTCCATTGGAATTAGCGGGGGATCGAGTAAATCAAACTTGGTTGGGACTTTAAACTGGAACATGTTCTCTTCTGCCTGCTGCCGTAGTTCCTTGTTCAGGCTTGAATTCTTATTCTTGCTTTCAAGGGTTTGTTGGCGTTGCCGATTAATAGTTTCCAAAGCAGAGCGATATTCTTGTAGAAGTTCCAGGCAAATTTTGTGTTTGAGTATGCAGGCAAATTTTTGTTCCCAGTTTTGCTTAGGAAGTGGCTCTCCCTTAAAAAAAGGAATACGACGACCTTGCTGTAGGTGAATCTCAAAGTCTGGGTCTAGTTTGCCAAAGCGAAACCCAAGGTTTGATAGACGCAAAATCTCATGAACGCTGAGGAGCACACGTCGTTTAGGAATCACAAAATTGATTCCCATGAGGCTGACTTCTTGAAGACATTTTTTCAGAAGCTCGATATTTTCTGGTGAGTCACCCGCATACTCAGTGAGTAGAGAATTTTGTAATTCCTGACTGCGACGAATTGCCGGTGCCAGCTCCACGTTTCGCAGGTGTTCACTGGCCAATTGGCGTGTCTGTGCACGTAGGTCCGCATGAGGTCGGGGATCAAGTTGAGGTGGTGCTGGAGAAGTGTAAATGGTGCTGTTCTTCAAGAGTTGCTTGCGCTATAAAGAGTGTTTGTTGGGTTGTTTTGATGAGAAATATAGACAGGAAGGGTTGGTCTGCTTTGTGCTTTTGTGGATCTTGTGTGCGTCAATGCCCTAGATGCCCTAGCAATTTTTCTTCCGCATGCCAACGGAGTTTGTTCATGGAGACCATACTACTCGGTTTTTGTTTGATTTCCCTGATGATCACAGGATTGATCGTTGTGGTGGAAGTCCTCCGAGAGCGCAAAAGATTTTCAAAGCTTTCTGAAGAAGTAGAACTGCGCCAAGAGTTGCGTTCTCTGTCCAAGGAAAGTTTTCAAGTAGTCGAGGAAGAAAGCCAACCTCAGATTAGTCAACGAGTCTTCGATGTTTTACGACAACAACTGAAGATTTTTGGTTATCGATCTGAAGAGCAGCAGATGCTCTTTTTGAACCGTCTGCTAGGCAGCAATCACAAGGTTCTTTCAGACCTGAGTCCACAGGAACTGCGCCAGGTGTTTGCGGAAATTCACCGCTACAACGCCTCCCCCATGAACTATGACGCTCTTGCGCAAAGCGCCTAGGATTCGAGTTTCCGCCAGTTGCTGCGGTAGTGTTCCGCTCTGATGACATAATGGGCACTTGCCTGACGAATCTGTTCAAGAATCTCGGGCCCATAAGCTTTCTTCACCTTGGCTGGTGAACCAGCTACCAGCGAAAAAGGAGGAATTTTGGTTCCTTCCAGCAATAAACTTCCTGCTCCAACGATACTTCCCTCTCCGATTCGCACACCGTTCATCAGAATAGCCCCCATCCCGATCAAGCAGTCATCTCCAATCGTACAGCCATGCAAAATGCAGCGATGCCCGACTGTGACTCGAGTACCAACCTCTAAAGGGAAGCTTGGATCGACGTGACAGATGGTCGCATCTTGTACGTTTGTTTCTTCACCAATCACGATTTGATCAGAATCTCCCCTCAGCACACTTTGAAACCAAACAGAACTCTTGGCCGCTAGCCGAACATTGCCAATGATCTGTGCGCTCTCTGCAACATAAGTGCTGTCATGTAATTGTGGATAATTCTCACCTAGAGCAGATAGAGTCATTTGGATTCCTTGATTCTACGAGCTACTCCCTTTTCTTCCAGTTGTACAAGCATTGCGCTGAGTTCATCACTCTTCAATCCAGATTCTCTTTCCAGTTCTTGCGAACTAATCTGGACAAGATCAGTTTTTCCTCTTACTGCTGCTCCACAGAGTGCAGCAAATAATTGATGTTCCTTCTGACCCGGTGGACTGAACAATCCAAGGAATGGATTTGGATTGATTTCCCAGAGTTCCTGGATTTGCTGGAATTTCATAGATGGTGGTTTGAAGAAGAAGATCTAGAGGTACTGTTGAGAAATCCGCTGACGTAGTGCTGGAAGTATTCTTCCAACATCCTGTGAGTTTGGATGGATTTTTTGCAGAGATTCATAGGTTGATAAGGCCTCTGAATAATCCTGAAGACGCATTTGGATCATTCCTAGACCAGAGAGTGCACCAAAATGGCGAGGTTCCAAGACAAGAGTTTCCTTGATGTCAGCAATTGAGCCGATCAGGTTGTCTCTGTAGTAGCGAACGGTGGCTCGCTTGTTCCAGGCCTCTGCCCAGCCAGGAGCTTTTTCGATCAATTGCGTAAATAATAACTCAGCCTGCTCCAAGTCACCGTTCTGCATGATCTCGGAAGCTGCTTTCATGGCTTGTGTAAGCTGTGAGTTCGGATGTTTTAACCAGATCGTCCAAATGTTTTGAACAATCGGACTTGCCGTATAGGAGGTTTCCGCCTGTTCCAGTTGGTTAAAAAGATCAGGTAATTCTGGATTACGTTGGTCAGCCTGCAGACCACTCCAGCCAACAGCGATACTTAGCAGAAAAGGAATAATGAACTTCATGAGGCCTCCTGTCTCAAAAAACCAAGTTGTCTAATCTGATTACGACTACCCTTGACCAAGCATTTCGTCGACTTGTTCCTGCATCAATTCTGCGCTGACCTCCCCAATTTGCTTGAAACGAATCTTTCCTTGAGGATCAATAAAAAACGTTTCTGGCACCCCATAAATACCATACTCCAAAGCGATGTCACCGTTGGTGTTATCGAGGCCAAGGAAGTACGTTTTATTAAACTGTCGCGCAAAAGCTTGCGCTTGTTCGGATTTGTCCTGAATGGCTACGCCAAGGACGTGAACCTGAGGAGGAACTGTTTCACCGTAACGCTTGTGAAAAGCTTCCAGAATGTGAGCTTCTTGTTGGCATTCAACGCACCAGGAAGCCCAGAAATTCAAGACTACGGGCTTACCGCGTAGAGCACTTAGTTCAACGGATTCCCCGTTCCAGAGATTGACGAGTTGAAAATTTGGCGCTTCGTGGCCAATTAGGGGAGAAGGAACTTTCTTGGGGTCTGTGGTGAAACCAAAAGCGAACAGACCAATCAATCCACCTAAGGCGACCCAGACTGTCCAGAATTTCCATGAATTCCACATACTCAGCCTTCAGCAGCAAGGTACTGTTGACGCAATACTTCCTGGCGCGAGGTCAAACTGCGAGGTCGATACGTCAAACAGATGCCGATACCCAGAGTGAATACGGGAAGAGCCATCCAGGCCCAACCAACGAGTGGATTGACATAGGTCTTGATTGTCACTAATTCGCTGTCAGCACCGGATTCACTGGAAAATATCAGGTAGAGGTCTTTCAGGAATTCTCTTCGTAGTGCAATTTCAGTCAGGGGTTGTGGTTGGGTTGGATAGAAGCTTTTGGCAGGCTTCATCACTTCCAGCAACTGTTTGTCCTGATCATAGACTTCAATGATTGCAGCCCGGTGTGTGGCATTGCGTACCTGAAATTGTTCAACACCAGTGAACTTTAAATAGTAAGCGTTCAGTGGCACCATTTCTTCGCGTTCCAGTGTTAGGTCGCGTTCTTCGCTGAAAAATGTACCGGCAAAGCCAAGGAACATTAGCACGACTCCCAAGTGAATCACTAATCCACCATAGCGACGCTGGTTACGCTGAAAAACGTGAATCAACCCTACTAGGGGGCTAGCTTGTAGTTGCTTGCCTTTCACATGTGCTGCCTTGCCAACTTCAATCAGAATGGTGACCGTGACAAAGATAGCAATCCAAAAAATTGTAAATGCTTCTAAATGAAATGGAATGACGACAGCCAGAATAATGGTTCCAACGGTTGCTGTAATCATCGGGTTCTGAAAGTTTCTGCGCAGGCTTTCTTTACTCGATTTCCTCCAGGCAAGCACGGTCCCAATACCCATTAAGAAAAATAGAACATAGCCCATCGGTGCCATGATCGTGTTGAAAAACGGTGCCTGAATAGACAACTTTGTGCCACGAATCGCTTCTGCTAGCAGTGGGAATGTGGTTCCCAGCAAAACGGTGAATGCCATGCCTACAAAGATTACGTTCTGAACAAGAAAGGCATTTTCACGGCATAGTACGGCTTCCATCTTGTGTTCGGATTCCAGCATTTGAATGCGCCGAAAGAGCAGCGCAAAACTGACAACCAGAACAACAGCGAGGAAGACCAGAAAAGCAGGGCCAATTTCAGATTGAGTGAAGGAATGAACTGAGTTGACCACTCCTGAGCGGGTCAGAAATGTTCCGATGATGGTTAGTCCGTATGTGATAATGATCAACACAACATTCCAGATTTTGAGCATGTTACGCTTTTCCTGGATCATCACAGAGTGTAGGAAAGCGGTACCTGTCAACCAAGGCATGAAGGCAGCGTTTTCAACAGGATCCCAAGCCCAGAAACCACCCCACCCTAATTCTTCATACGCCCATTGCCCACCGAGGATCAACCCCATTGAGAGGAAATACCAAGAGACCAGAGTCCAGCGGCGAGTGGTCAGTACCCACTCATTGTCTAATTTGCCTCGAATCATCCCGGCAATCGCGAACGCAAAGGGCACACTAAAACCGATGAAGCCCAGATACAACGAAGGCGGATGAACCACCATGGCAATATGCTGTAGCAACGGATTCAGTCCTCGTCCTTCTGCAGGAATGGTTGCTTGCAGATCCAGGGGATTGGACCAACCGAGGAGCAAAACGAGCAAAAAACAGAGGATTCCATTCAGAGTGGCGATTACATAGGGGATGATTTCTCGATTGCTATACTGGTAGCGAAAAGCAACGACCATCGCGAAGAAACTCTGAACCAAAATCCAAAATAGCAGCGAACCTTCCAGACCCCCCCAGAATGCCGTCACTTTGAAGAACATCGGCATGTCAACGCTGGAGTTGCGCCAAACATAGAAGATGCTGAAGTCGCTTACTACAAGAGCGTGGATCAGCACTCCAGAGGCGATAGCAATCAGAAAGAAGCTGATGATGCTCGCATTTTGTGCAGAACGAATTAGGTTCCAGTTGTTTGTTCTAACACCCAGATGGGGTACAACTGTGCCATAGAGACAAGCAGCAAGAGCAATCATCAAGGCGATCGTGCCAAGATCGGACATCTCTAACTCCGTTGGTGTTTAGCGTATGAAATTATCTTTGGTAAATTAGCGTGGGGCAAAAGCCCCCGCAATGCTTTTGAGATTTGCTTTGCAACAAGAGCTTTAGTCAATGTGTTCGAAGACCTGTGCCTTGCCTTGCTGGTCAAACCAAAGCACATCATATGCGTCTTTTCGGGTTGAATGTTCCATCCCCGGTGAACCGATGGGCATCCCCGGTACAACTAGCCCTTGGGCACCAACTGGTGGGTCAGCAAGAAAGCGAGCGAGTGTCTTTTCAGGCACATGTCCTTCAATGATAAAATCTCCAATGATGGCAGTGTGGCAACTGCGCAGAGAACTGGGTAATCCCATCTGATTTTTGAGTTGCTCAATGTTGTAGGTGCCTTTGCTGGTAACCTGATGTCCTTCATCACGCAGGATATTCGCCCACTTTTCACAGCAGCCACATTGTGGGTGCTTGTACATTGTGATATCGGAGGCCCAAACAACAGAAGCCACCGTTAGTAATAGTATGATTAGAAGTTTACTTATCAGTGTTTTCATTGAAATTACCGTGGTAAGAGAGTATGGAATGAAAATCAAAATTGATCAGTGTTGTACCATTTCTTTGTGTCGATTCAGAATTTCTTCTGGCCAGAGTGATTTGAAGTAATGGATGCTAGCAACAATCTCGGAATCACTGAGTCTTCCAGCAAAGCTCCGCATTGGTGAATCTCCCGCAATCGAACCTTCCTGAATTATTCTAAACAGTATTTCATCAGGATGATGCCACGCGTGACCAGTTCCGTTGAGAGCTGGGGCCAGGTAACCTCCTTGATCCTTCATACCTCCCAGCGGACGTTGAAGGTTTTCTCCTACAGCCTTCTCTCCATGGCATACCGCACAATTTGCTGCGAATATTTGTTCCCCTTTGGTAATGCTTTCACTGCTGGGTGCCTGTTCCCAAATTGGCTTGGAGAATAATGACCAGGGTTCAAACAAAAGTAGCCCGACAATCAGTGCTAGCAAAAGGGCAGTCAGTTGTCTTCTCCTCAGAACAAGCTGATTCTCCATCATATCGCTACTCACAACCAAAAGTTTCTGTCAAATCACATAAAATTTGGGTAGCGAGATAGCCTAAATTCGGAAGACACTATTTTGAAGAAAGATATGTTCAAAAACAGGCTGGATTGAGTCTGTAAAACAGGGGTTGGTTGTGGGGCAATTAGTTGAGATTATAGTGAACTGAGGGGTAAAACTAGCAAAGGCGTTTGGGTCAGGTAATGTTGCTTTCCTACGAAGAAGACAGGCTTCTTGATTGTTATGAATGCACTGAATTCCATGAATCCTACTGTCAGCTTGCGAATGGCAACTGAAACCATTCGGTGAAAAGATTGACAGATCTTGAGACGTTAGAGTTGGTGAGTGACAAGTTGCTGCCCAGGTTGTTGAAGAGATAAGAAGAAGGCTAATCAGACAGTACAGGAAGTACCTCCATCGATATCTTTTGGTCATGGATGTACTCGATACGAACTGTGGCAAGCAACACACTGTTGCATGACACCTGCTAGGCCTTCTGCGATTTTCGGTGTACTTTCTTCCAAACCTCCTTCTCGTACAATAGTCGCAAATCGGCTAGCTGCCTTATGCATCTGTGTACCAATTTGCTGCATAGCGGTGGGCATGAAACGAGCCATATGCGATGCACCGTGACCGCTTAAAGAAGACATGCCTAGTCGGTTTTCTGCGACAGTGGAGGCTTTTTCGTATTCTTCCAGAGCAAGATGTTGTTGAATTTCAGTCAGAGCCAGTAGATAGTCCCGCATGTTTTCCAGCATATGATCTCACATCATTTCAGGAAGCTCAACCAATTGTCGCGAATCAGCAAAACTGGAGGTTGGTAATCCAAAAATAGTTAGAAAAGAACTGTAATAATACATTCTTTCATATGATCTTAGGAGAGTAGAAGTTTGAAACCTAAGATTAACAGGTTGGCTTCTGTGCTGCAAGAAAAGCCACTAGGAGACATCAAAAAGCTTGGGGATTACTGAGCAATTGCCCCATCCAAACCATTCCCCAGATGGTGAGAAAGCCAAAAACTAAGAAGAGCAGTACAAAGGTATCTAGAACAATCCTAATCACGGGAGCAGTCGGCCGCAGAGAAAGCCACAATAAAACTGTACTGCAAAGGGTCAGATACCATGCCAAGTTCGAATATAATTGATGCTTGGCAAGTAGACCAGCCAAGTTGGTATCAACGGATGGTGACTGGATCCATACTTCGCTCAGCAACCAGATCAGCAAGAGGATAATACTGCAGAGCCAAGCAGCCCACTGCCGTCGCTTTTGATCCTGCTTCCAAATAGCAAAAGCCAGTAAGCCAATGAGCAGTGCCACCAAGGGCAACAGAGTGGGGCTGAGCAGTTCGTGCATACTTTACCAAAAATGATGAACTAGCACTTTGGCTTCTTGTACAGCCCCTTGCTGTTGCCAAGTAAAACGAAGTCCCCATTTTGAATTTA is a genomic window of SAR324 cluster bacterium containing:
- a CDS encoding tetratricopeptide repeat protein, yielding MKFIIPFLLSIAVGWSGLQADQRNPELPDLFNQLEQAETSYTASPIVQNIWTIWLKHPNSQLTQAMKAASEIMQNGDLEQAELLFTQLIEKAPGWAEAWNKRATVRYYRDNLIGSIADIKETLVLEPRHFGALSGLGMIQMRLQDYSEALSTYESLQKIHPNSQDVGRILPALRQRISQQYL
- a CDS encoding AAA family ATPase, coding for MRTPVATLPDAVCEELDLLQQVQQGALRDQADEADPNYYDDILELRDSLSEAHPEDLPALTTQIEQLVLLAQRQQERTPRNRSFHWHSPYFAHMRLQEQGKTRDLLLGNQNFFSGHLSCSIVDWKKAPVSQIFYRYQEEEEYIEELGGREVEGRLLLRRLVRIEDGVLRSVSCPQGTWFFEDGQWFQWKQTRIELSGGSGSATRPVHEIGPYRLDKHLPQITALIDERQFEIISQPEARVILIQGGAGSGKTTVALHRLAYLMMQKPNYFNSNSILPIVFNRALAQYISKLLPSLGVDGVEARVFQEWVAQLRQRFFPDLPSRYAENTPVRVIEFKRSPVILAWCAKELEHRLERFQATLMELFSSLIKGDDVITVWNSSANSPVTDRLSRLLKWTQGQETFTHLPPIPNSSIQQRIDRLVEDWFPDVLKNPQALALQLWNDALIQRRTLQEAITDFAPGSFSESQLEEIWSWNVRCYQRRQVIVGERVEEDGETPEGWLENQSLSDELPTLDEEDDTLLLLLYQLTTGPLRGRKNKLLQYHHLLVDEVQDFSIPELQLLLSMTPPERRSVTLAGDMDQRILAGNCYQDWDTMLQALSVEVTAMEPLTIGYRSTYEIMEVARHVIGHLSVNTVWEATRHGAPVERFGFQHPGVLIAFLVDSLGSLLRREPSASVVVLTRELPEARKIAEQLERAEIPGLRLVADQDFSFRAGVEVTDISQTKGLEFDYVLLVDADASTYGPDDLSRHLLYVGITRAAHQLWLLHCGNPSSLLPDTLH
- a CDS encoding heme lyase CcmF/NrfE family subunit; translation: MSDLGTIALMIALAACLYGTVVPHLGVRTNNWNLIRSAQNASIISFFLIAIASGVLIHALVVSDFSIFYVWRNSSVDMPMFFKVTAFWGGLEGSLLFWILVQSFFAMVVAFRYQYSNREIIPYVIATLNGILCFLLVLLLGWSNPLDLQATIPAEGRGLNPLLQHIAMVVHPPSLYLGFIGFSVPFAFAIAGMIRGKLDNEWVLTTRRWTLVSWYFLSMGLILGGQWAYEELGWGGFWAWDPVENAAFMPWLTGTAFLHSVMIQEKRNMLKIWNVVLIIITYGLTIIGTFLTRSGVVNSVHSFTQSEIGPAFLVFLAVVLVVSFALLFRRIQMLESEHKMEAVLCRENAFLVQNVIFVGMAFTVLLGTTFPLLAEAIRGTKLSIQAPFFNTIMAPMGYVLFFLMGIGTVLAWRKSSKESLRRNFQNPMITATVGTIILAVVIPFHLEAFTIFWIAIFVTVTILIEVGKAAHVKGKQLQASPLVGLIHVFQRNQRRYGGLVIHLGVVLMFLGFAGTFFSEERDLTLEREEMVPLNAYYLKFTGVEQFQVRNATHRAAIIEVYDQDKQLLEVMKPAKSFYPTQPQPLTEIALRREFLKDLYLIFSSESGADSELVTIKTYVNPLVGWAWMALPVFTLGIGICLTYRPRSLTSRQEVLRQQYLAAEG
- a CDS encoding cytochrome c gives rise to the protein MMENQLVLRRRQLTALLLALIVGLLLFEPWSLFSKPIWEQAPSSESITKGEQIFAANCAVCHGEKAVGENLQRPLGGMKDQGGYLAPALNGTGHAWHHPDEILFRIIQEGSIAGDSPMRSFAGRLSDSEIVASIHYFKSLWPEEILNRHKEMVQH
- a CDS encoding VWA domain-containing protein — its product is MKNSTIYTSPAPPQLDPRPHADLRAQTRQLASEHLRNVELAPAIRRSQELQNSLLTEYAGDSPENIELLKKCLQEVSLMGINFVIPKRRVLLSVHEILRLSNLGFRFGKLDPDFEIHLQQGRRIPFFKGEPLPKQNWEQKFACILKHKICLELLQEYRSALETINRQRQQTLESKNKNSSLNKELRQQAEENMFQFKVPTKFDLLDPPLIPMEESLFAHDQQVMEATLSDVAKKVLEMQNQGELPSLFQETTLPEIQSVPHHVMILLDMSASTFEKEIFKLSNLVCAELLRTLPTYLPDSTLSILPYSDGAQGVMNNFQNFIAPGGTTAYDAIFSFSQQLLGKTEGHRVVIHLSDGLPNSLEDACQQAKQFPTLNIHYGQIIFGHTKRVGDLADYLFVDEATTSGQDRDSTRFEKYVSHFTDVALASQGEQIILWVMQHLDEAVIAMLDLFIGQYFLQQASPEATHSEDTPTSL
- a CDS encoding gamma carbonic anhydrase family protein; amino-acid sequence: MTLSALGENYPQLHDSTYVAESAQIIGNVRLAAKSSVWFQSVLRGDSDQIVIGEETNVQDATICHVDPSFPLEVGTRVTVGHRCILHGCTIGDDCLIGMGAILMNGVRIGEGSIVGAGSLLLEGTKIPPFSLVAGSPAKVKKAYGPEILEQIRQASAHYVIRAEHYRSNWRKLES
- a CDS encoding TlpA disulfide reductase family protein, coding for MWNSWKFWTVWVALGGLIGLFAFGFTTDPKKVPSPLIGHEAPNFQLVNLWNGESVELSALRGKPVVLNFWASWCVECQQEAHILEAFHKRYGETVPPQVHVLGVAIQDKSEQAQAFARQFNKTYFLGLDNTNGDIALEYGIYGVPETFFIDPQGKIRFKQIGEVSAELMQEQVDEMLGQG
- a CDS encoding DUF411 domain-containing protein; this encodes MKTLISKLLIILLLTVASVVWASDITMYKHPQCGCCEKWANILRDEGHQVTSKGTYNIEQLKNQMGLPSSLRSCHTAIIGDFIIEGHVPEKTLARFLADPPVGAQGLVVPGMPIGSPGMEHSTRKDAYDVLWFDQQGKAQVFEHID